The following proteins come from a genomic window of Winogradskyella sp. PC-19:
- the tpx gene encoding thiol peroxidase has product MANITLGGNAATTVGSLPEVGTKAPDFKLTTTELSDKSLVDYSGSRLVLNIFPSVDTGVCAQSIRTFNQKASSLENTKVLCISKDLPFAMARFCGAEGLNNVESLSDYKSGEFGNTYGVTFKDSAFETLHSRSVVVLDTDGTILHTEQVSETGEEPNYEAALNALN; this is encoded by the coding sequence ATGGCAAATATAACATTAGGCGGAAATGCCGCTACAACAGTAGGAAGCTTACCAGAAGTAGGTACAAAAGCTCCTGATTTTAAATTAACAACTACAGAATTATCAGACAAATCTTTAGTGGATTATAGTGGTTCTCGATTGGTATTAAATATTTTTCCGAGTGTAGATACTGGCGTTTGTGCACAATCTATCAGAACATTTAATCAAAAAGCAAGTAGCTTAGAAAACACAAAAGTACTTTGTATTTCTAAAGATTTACCCTTTGCAATGGCGCGTTTTTGTGGTGCAGAAGGTTTAAATAATGTAGAAAGTCTTTCGGATTACAAATCAGGTGAATTTGGTAATACTTACGGTGTTACTTTCAAAGACAGTGCTTTTGAAACCTTACACTCAAGAAGTGTTGTAGTATTAGATACTGATGGTACGATATTACACACTGAACAAGTTTCTGAAACTGGCGAAGAGCCTAACTATGAAGCAGCACTAAATGCTTTAAACTAA
- a CDS encoding phosphatase PAP2 family protein — MKLKLILSFIFLFLGIYKSTSQQIKVKSDSARALTVWQMVKYDANNTVKSVGHAFTRPLHWKGDDFKKFGILVGSTTLLSLSDRSVREFSQNQPNFPKVVRDFGWYFGSPQNYFIANAGLYGFGLFTKNEKVRKTSVLIISASITTGLIQSFTKNAVGRARPGRDEGPYTFKPFQNDVGYSSFPSGHTILSMTMAHSIAKQFENPWIKVGIYSIGAIPPISRLIDDAHYFTDIFFSTALSIIVVDAIDKFLFESKAYDYPQKEKTISWNLRFSTNQIGFVGTF, encoded by the coding sequence ATGAAACTAAAGCTTATTTTAAGCTTCATATTTCTTTTTTTAGGGATATATAAGTCAACATCTCAACAAATAAAAGTGAAATCTGACAGTGCCAGAGCACTAACAGTCTGGCAGATGGTAAAGTATGACGCGAATAACACCGTAAAGAGTGTTGGCCATGCATTTACAAGACCCTTGCATTGGAAAGGTGATGACTTTAAAAAATTTGGAATTCTTGTAGGTAGTACAACTCTACTTAGCCTATCCGACAGGTCTGTTAGAGAGTTTTCTCAAAACCAACCAAATTTCCCAAAAGTTGTAAGAGATTTTGGATGGTATTTTGGAAGTCCACAAAACTACTTCATAGCAAATGCCGGTTTATATGGTTTTGGGCTTTTTACTAAAAATGAAAAAGTACGAAAAACTAGTGTTCTCATAATTTCTGCTTCAATTACTACTGGCTTAATTCAAAGTTTTACAAAAAATGCAGTTGGTAGAGCAAGACCCGGAAGAGATGAAGGACCTTATACTTTTAAACCATTTCAAAATGATGTTGGCTATAGTTCATTTCCGTCTGGTCATACTATTTTATCAATGACTATGGCACATTCAATTGCAAAGCAATTTGAAAATCCATGGATAAAAGTTGGTATTTATTCAATTGGAGCTATACCTCCAATCTCGCGATTAATTGACGACGCGCATTACTTTACAGATATTTTTTTTAGTACAGCTTTGAGTATTATAGTTGTTGATGCCATTGATAAATTTCTCTTTGAGAGCAAAGCTTACGATTATCCTCAAAAAGAAAAAACTATTTCTTGGAATTTACGTTTCTCAACAAACCAAATTGGCTTTGTGGGAACTTTCTAA
- a CDS encoding diacylglycerol kinase family protein, whose protein sequence is MPNRNKESFAINRLKSVGYAFKGLMVLVKTENSIKLQLIIATIVTIAGIYFNISTTEWLIQLIMIAMVMSVEGANTAIEYMADFIHPEHHPKIGLIKDIGAGAVLIASIAAITAAGIIYIPKIFG, encoded by the coding sequence ATGCCAAACCGAAATAAAGAATCATTTGCCATCAATCGTCTTAAAAGTGTAGGTTACGCTTTTAAGGGATTGATGGTGTTGGTGAAAACTGAAAACAGTATAAAACTTCAGCTTATAATAGCTACAATAGTAACTATTGCTGGTATTTATTTTAATATTTCTACTACTGAATGGCTTATACAACTCATCATGATTGCCATGGTCATGAGTGTAGAAGGTGCAAACACAGCTATCGAATATATGGCAGATTTTATTCATCCAGAACATCATCCAAAAATTGGTTTGATTAAAGACATTGGCGCTGGTGCTGTCCTTATTGCATCAATTGCTGCCATTACTGCTGCTGGCATTATTTATATTCCAAAGATTTTTGGGTAA